A genomic region of Clavibacter michiganensis subsp. insidiosus contains the following coding sequences:
- a CDS encoding WhiB family transcriptional regulator, with amino-acid sequence MDWRDKAACLTVDPELFFPVGNTGPAVDQIDKAKAVCGRCSVTEMCLQYALETGQDSGVWGGLSEDERRALKRRAARARRAS; translated from the coding sequence ATGGACTGGCGTGACAAGGCAGCCTGCCTGACTGTGGACCCCGAGCTGTTCTTCCCCGTGGGGAACACCGGCCCGGCCGTGGACCAGATCGACAAGGCCAAGGCCGTCTGCGGCCGCTGCTCCGTCACCGAGATGTGCCTGCAGTACGCCCTCGAGACCGGCCAGGACTCGGGCGTCTGGGGCGGCCTCAGCGAGGACGAGCGCCGCGCGCTCAAGCGCCGCGCCGCACGCGCCCGCCGCGCCAGCTGA
- a CDS encoding sensor histidine kinase, producing the protein MSTLSDLVHAQGLSSDADVEWLHLLVGDWQLLADLAFADIVLWVPTVSGSFVAVAHARPSSSATLFYRDFVGQPIKAEWRKQVTDAHETARIIDSSAPDWYEETPTRVRAVPVLRRLAQGSPEVTDTPIAVITRHTNLSETRTPSRQELTFNECANDLFAMIADGDFPDLGSPTGPRRGAPRASDGLLRLDVDGITTFASPNALSAFNRMGFSEELEGESLADATSSLLTGKRLTVDESLPLIVAGRAPWRTDIESRGVTVSLRAIPIRSHGERVGAVVLCRDVTELRHQERELITKDATIREIHHRVKNNLQTVASLLRIQARRSHTEEAREALGHAQRRVGAIAVVHDTLSEGLNQNVDFDAVFDRVLLLIAEVASAHNTRVHPKILGSFGVLPSAYATPLALALTELVTNAVEHGLAGRSGEVAIEAARTEETLTVSVRDDGVGLPEGKVGTGLGTQIVRTLIQGELGGTIDWHTLMGSGTEVTIEVPLRWLAPVTA; encoded by the coding sequence GTGTCCACGCTCAGCGATCTCGTGCATGCCCAGGGTCTGTCCTCCGACGCGGACGTCGAGTGGCTGCACCTCCTCGTCGGCGACTGGCAGCTCCTCGCCGATCTCGCGTTCGCGGACATCGTGCTGTGGGTCCCCACCGTGAGCGGCAGCTTCGTCGCGGTCGCCCACGCCCGGCCGTCGAGCTCGGCCACGCTGTTCTACCGCGACTTCGTCGGTCAGCCCATCAAGGCGGAGTGGCGCAAGCAGGTCACCGACGCACACGAGACCGCTCGCATCATCGACTCGTCCGCGCCGGACTGGTACGAGGAGACGCCGACCCGCGTGCGGGCCGTGCCGGTGCTGCGTCGCCTGGCCCAGGGCAGCCCCGAGGTCACGGACACCCCCATCGCCGTGATCACGCGCCACACCAACCTCAGCGAGACGCGGACGCCGAGCCGCCAGGAGCTGACGTTCAACGAGTGCGCCAACGACCTGTTCGCGATGATCGCCGATGGCGACTTCCCCGACCTGGGCTCGCCGACCGGGCCCCGGCGGGGGGCGCCTCGCGCGTCCGACGGACTGCTGCGTCTCGACGTGGACGGCATCACGACCTTCGCGAGCCCCAACGCCCTGAGCGCCTTCAACCGCATGGGCTTCTCGGAGGAGCTCGAGGGGGAGTCCCTCGCGGACGCGACGTCCAGCCTCCTCACCGGCAAGCGGCTGACGGTCGACGAGTCGCTGCCGCTGATCGTCGCCGGCCGCGCGCCGTGGCGCACGGACATCGAGTCGCGGGGCGTCACCGTCTCGCTCCGCGCGATCCCGATCCGCAGCCACGGCGAACGGGTCGGCGCGGTCGTGCTCTGCCGCGACGTGACGGAGCTGCGCCATCAGGAGCGCGAGCTGATCACCAAGGACGCGACGATCCGCGAGATCCACCACCGGGTCAAGAACAACCTGCAGACGGTGGCGAGCCTCCTGCGGATCCAGGCACGCCGGTCGCACACGGAGGAGGCGCGCGAGGCGCTCGGCCACGCGCAGCGCCGGGTGGGGGCCATCGCCGTGGTGCACGACACGCTCAGCGAGGGGCTGAACCAGAACGTCGACTTCGACGCGGTGTTCGACCGCGTCCTGCTGCTCATCGCCGAGGTGGCGTCCGCGCACAACACCCGGGTGCACCCGAAGATCCTGGGCAGCTTCGGCGTGCTGCCGAGCGCCTACGCGACGCCGCTCGCCCTCGCGCTCACCGAGCTCGTGACGAACGCGGTCGAGCACGGCCTGGCGGGGCGCTCGGGCGAGGTGGCCATCGAGGCGGCGCGCACCGAGGAGACGCTCACCGTCAGCGTCCGCGACGACGGCGTGGGCCTGCCCGAGGGCAAGGTCGGGACGGGGCTGGGGACCCAGATCGTGCGGACGCTCATCCAGGGGGAGCTGGGCGGCACGATCGACTGGCACACGCTCATGGGCAGCGGCACCGAGGTGACCATCGAGGTGCCGCTGCGCTGGCTGGCTCCCGTCACGGCCTGA
- a CDS encoding AAA family ATPase — protein MASLILALPPRVEDALLRDVVEAGHTVLARVTGAAEVLSAVRATPVEPLHLVIAASPTTLDRDVLAALDERGARAVAVASSEADRRNAQSLGHHEVVDEGATWREIEELLLSVRPLGVAGGTAAGVRRADAVAAHLEIGPPEHVGSGDAPDRVRLDGAGTRRPARDPDAGADPLGGRDGADRPSRSRESPRTHPARDRRGRPLRERLGPVRRPRVPAPVRPEQDRDADVAGRAEPVGRVIAVWGPQGAPGRTATALAVAGEVAAAGRSAVLVDADVHGGTVAATLGLLDEAPGFAAACRLAAADSLTVEELKRIAQHHPSTRAPGFSVLTGISRPDRWPELAEGRVSAVLQACRGWRDYTVVDASFNLEDDEEISSDMFAPRRNAATHAVLRGADHVVAVVSADTVGLSRFFRAYVQLLEIVEPSRVSVLVNRVRPSAGGWDAASQVRRTLFRFGSVEAAAYVPEDRESLDAAVLAGATLRDIAPRSPALVEWSRFTRTTLLPPEDAPRRVRRAAASRRRGGDPAGEVPVAPA, from the coding sequence GTGGCGTCCCTGATCCTCGCCCTCCCGCCTCGCGTGGAGGACGCGCTCCTCCGCGACGTCGTCGAGGCCGGTCACACGGTCCTGGCCCGCGTCACGGGCGCGGCGGAGGTGCTCTCCGCCGTCCGGGCGACGCCGGTCGAGCCCCTGCACCTGGTCATCGCGGCGTCCCCGACGACGCTGGACCGCGACGTGCTCGCGGCGCTCGACGAACGGGGCGCGCGAGCGGTGGCGGTGGCGTCGAGCGAGGCCGACCGCCGCAACGCGCAGTCGCTCGGACACCACGAGGTCGTGGACGAAGGGGCCACCTGGCGCGAGATCGAGGAGCTGCTGCTCTCGGTGCGCCCGCTCGGGGTGGCCGGCGGGACGGCGGCAGGCGTCCGACGTGCGGACGCCGTCGCTGCGCACCTGGAGATCGGCCCTCCCGAGCACGTCGGCTCGGGTGATGCACCCGATCGGGTCCGCCTCGACGGCGCCGGGACCCGACGGCCGGCACGTGACCCCGATGCCGGTGCGGACCCGCTCGGCGGCCGGGACGGAGCCGACCGCCCCTCGCGCTCCCGCGAGAGCCCGCGCACGCATCCGGCGAGGGATCGGCGAGGTCGACCGCTGCGCGAACGTCTCGGGCCCGTCCGACGCCCGCGCGTGCCGGCTCCGGTCCGCCCCGAGCAGGATCGGGACGCCGACGTCGCCGGACGAGCGGAGCCGGTCGGCCGGGTGATCGCCGTCTGGGGTCCGCAGGGAGCCCCGGGGCGCACCGCGACGGCGCTAGCCGTGGCCGGCGAGGTCGCGGCGGCGGGTCGATCAGCCGTGCTCGTCGACGCCGACGTCCACGGCGGCACGGTGGCTGCCACCCTCGGTCTGCTCGACGAGGCGCCGGGCTTCGCCGCCGCCTGCCGCCTCGCCGCGGCCGACAGCCTCACGGTGGAGGAGCTGAAACGGATCGCGCAGCACCACCCGTCCACGCGGGCCCCGGGGTTCTCGGTCCTCACGGGCATCTCGCGCCCGGACAGGTGGCCCGAGCTCGCGGAGGGCCGGGTCTCCGCCGTGCTGCAGGCATGCCGGGGCTGGCGCGACTACACCGTGGTCGACGCCTCGTTCAACCTGGAGGACGACGAGGAGATCTCGAGCGACATGTTCGCGCCCCGCCGCAACGCGGCGACGCACGCGGTGCTGCGCGGCGCGGACCACGTCGTCGCCGTGGTCTCGGCCGACACGGTCGGTCTGTCGCGCTTCTTCCGCGCGTACGTGCAGCTCCTCGAGATCGTGGAGCCGTCGCGGGTCTCCGTGCTCGTCAACCGGGTCCGCCCCAGCGCAGGGGGCTGGGACGCCGCCAGTCAGGTACGACGCACGCTCTTCCGGTTCGGGAGCGTCGAGGCGGCGGCGTACGTCCCCGAGGACCGGGAGTCCCTCGACGCCGCGGTGCTGGCCGGCGCGACGCTCCGCGACATCGCGCCGCGGTCGCCCGCGCTCGTCGAGTGGTCGCGCTTCACCCGCACGACGCTCCTGCCTCCCGAGGACGCGCCGCGGCGGGTGCGTCGTGCGGCCGCGTCCCGGCGTCGAGGCGGCGATCCGGCGGGGGAGGTGCCCGTCGCGCCCGCATAG
- a CDS encoding Rv3235 family protein translates to MVHGRARARAVAIRLEGLDRRWRATAINVL, encoded by the coding sequence GTGGTCCACGGCCGGGCACGTGCCCGCGCCGTCGCCATCCGGCTCGAGGGCCTCGACCGCCGCTGGCGCGCGACGGCCATCAACGTCCTGTAG
- the secA gene encoding preprotein translocase subunit SecA, with the protein MASVLEKVLRVGEGRTLRKLQNYAKAVNQLEEDFTHLTDEELKNETVELRERHANGESLDDLLPEAFAAVREASRRTLGLRHFDVQIMGGAALHLGNIAEMKTGEGKTLVATLPAYLNAIASRGVHVITVNDYLASYQSELMGRVFRALGMTTGVILAGQTPQQRREQYAADITYGTNNEFGFDYLRDNMAWQAADMVQRGHFFAVVDEVDSILIDEARTPLIISGPSAGDANRWFTEFANVAKRLVPEVDYEVDEKKRTVGVLEAGIEKVEDHLGIDNLYESANTPLISFLNNSIKAKALFKKDKDYVVMNGEVLIVDEHTGRILMGRRYNEGIHQAIEAKEGVAVKAENQTLATVTLQNYFRLYKKLSGMTGTAETEAAEFMSTYKLGVVPIPTNRPMQRKDQSDLIYKNEKAKFEQVVEDIAERHASGQPVLVGTTSVEKSEYLSKLLAKKGVRHEVLNAKNHAREAAIVAQAGRLGSVTVATNMAGRGTDIMLGGNAEFLAVAAMNARGLSPVETPEQYETEWDDVFAQVKAEVDEEAAKVIEAGGLYVLGTERHESRRIDNQLRGRSGRQGDPGESRFYLSLTDDLMRLFNNGAAASLMGRDSVPDDVAIESKVVSRAIRSAQGQVEARNAEIRKNVLKYDDVLNRQREAIYGDRRHILEGDDLQERSQRFLEAVIDDVLDSHIGEGNGDDWDFDALWTELKTLYPISITIDEVITEAGSKGRVNRDFVRREILSDAKLAYSKREEQLGEAAMRELERRVVLSVIDRRWREHLYEMDYLKDGIGLRAMAQRDPLVEYQREGFALFQQMMGAIREETVGFLFNLEVEVQAPADAESVGPRIQAKGLAANQATADKLRYTAPTDDGGIEVRNQRGQIEKAATAKAQKDQQAEDVVLVGEDEPETPQGPPARGAFGQATGASSAAPQNREERRKADRRK; encoded by the coding sequence ATGGCCTCAGTACTCGAGAAGGTCCTTCGCGTCGGCGAGGGGCGCACGCTCCGCAAGCTGCAGAACTACGCGAAGGCGGTGAACCAGCTCGAGGAGGACTTCACGCACCTCACCGACGAGGAGCTGAAGAACGAGACCGTCGAGCTGCGCGAGCGCCACGCCAACGGCGAGTCCCTCGACGACCTGCTCCCCGAGGCGTTCGCCGCCGTCCGCGAGGCGTCCCGCCGCACGCTCGGCCTCCGCCACTTCGACGTCCAGATCATGGGCGGCGCGGCCCTCCACCTCGGCAACATCGCCGAGATGAAGACGGGCGAGGGCAAGACCCTCGTCGCCACGCTGCCGGCGTACCTCAACGCCATCGCGTCGCGCGGCGTGCACGTCATCACGGTCAACGACTACCTCGCGAGCTACCAGAGCGAGCTCATGGGCCGCGTCTTCCGCGCCCTCGGCATGACCACCGGGGTCATCCTCGCGGGCCAGACCCCGCAGCAGCGCCGCGAGCAGTACGCCGCCGACATCACCTACGGCACGAACAACGAGTTCGGCTTCGACTACCTGCGCGACAACATGGCGTGGCAGGCCGCCGACATGGTCCAGCGCGGCCACTTCTTCGCCGTGGTCGACGAGGTCGACTCCATCCTCATCGACGAGGCCCGCACGCCGCTCATCATCTCGGGCCCGTCCGCGGGCGACGCGAACCGCTGGTTCACCGAGTTCGCGAACGTGGCGAAGCGCCTTGTGCCGGAGGTCGACTACGAGGTCGACGAGAAGAAGCGCACGGTCGGCGTCCTCGAGGCCGGCATCGAGAAGGTCGAGGACCACCTCGGCATCGACAACCTGTACGAGTCCGCGAACACCCCGCTCATCTCCTTCCTGAACAACTCGATCAAGGCCAAGGCCCTGTTCAAGAAGGACAAGGACTACGTCGTCATGAACGGCGAGGTGCTCATCGTCGACGAGCACACGGGCCGCATCCTCATGGGCCGCCGCTACAACGAGGGCATCCACCAGGCGATCGAGGCCAAGGAGGGCGTGGCGGTCAAGGCCGAGAACCAGACCCTCGCCACCGTCACCCTGCAGAACTACTTCCGCCTCTACAAGAAGCTCTCGGGCATGACGGGAACGGCCGAGACCGAGGCCGCCGAGTTCATGAGCACCTACAAGCTCGGCGTCGTCCCGATCCCCACGAACCGGCCCATGCAGCGCAAGGACCAGTCCGACCTCATCTACAAGAACGAGAAGGCGAAGTTCGAGCAGGTCGTCGAGGACATCGCGGAGCGCCACGCCTCAGGCCAGCCCGTCCTCGTCGGCACCACGAGCGTCGAGAAGAGCGAGTACCTCTCCAAGCTCCTCGCCAAGAAGGGCGTCCGCCACGAGGTCCTCAACGCCAAGAACCACGCGCGCGAGGCCGCCATCGTCGCCCAGGCGGGTCGCCTTGGATCCGTCACGGTCGCCACGAACATGGCCGGCCGCGGCACGGACATCATGCTCGGCGGCAACGCGGAGTTCCTCGCGGTCGCCGCGATGAACGCGCGCGGTCTGAGCCCCGTCGAGACCCCCGAGCAGTACGAGACCGAGTGGGACGACGTGTTCGCCCAGGTCAAGGCCGAGGTCGACGAGGAGGCCGCGAAGGTCATCGAGGCCGGCGGCCTCTACGTCCTCGGGACCGAGCGCCACGAGTCGCGCCGCATCGACAACCAGCTCCGGGGGCGTTCCGGCCGCCAGGGCGACCCGGGCGAGAGCCGCTTCTACCTGTCGCTCACCGACGACCTCATGCGCCTGTTCAACAACGGCGCCGCCGCGAGCCTCATGGGCCGTGACAGCGTCCCGGACGACGTGGCCATCGAGTCGAAGGTCGTGAGCCGCGCCATCCGCAGCGCGCAGGGGCAGGTCGAGGCGCGCAACGCCGAGATCCGCAAGAACGTCCTCAAGTACGACGACGTGCTCAACCGCCAGCGCGAGGCGATCTACGGCGACCGCCGCCACATCCTCGAGGGCGACGACCTCCAGGAGCGCTCGCAGCGCTTCCTCGAGGCCGTCATCGACGACGTGCTCGACTCGCACATCGGCGAGGGCAACGGCGACGACTGGGACTTCGACGCCCTGTGGACCGAGCTCAAGACGCTGTACCCGATCTCGATCACCATCGACGAGGTCATCACGGAGGCGGGGAGCAAGGGCCGCGTCAACCGCGACTTCGTCCGCCGCGAGATCCTCTCCGATGCGAAGCTCGCCTACTCGAAGCGCGAGGAGCAGCTCGGCGAGGCCGCGATGCGCGAGCTCGAGCGTCGCGTGGTGCTCTCGGTCATCGACCGCCGCTGGCGCGAGCACCTCTACGAGATGGACTACTTGAAGGACGGCATCGGCCTCCGCGCCATGGCCCAGCGCGACCCGCTGGTCGAGTACCAGCGCGAGGGCTTCGCGCTCTTCCAGCAGATGATGGGCGCGATCCGCGAGGAGACCGTCGGGTTCCTGTTCAACCTGGAGGTCGAGGTGCAGGCGCCCGCGGATGCCGAGTCCGTGGGACCGCGCATCCAGGCGAAGGGCCTTGCCGCGAACCAGGCCACGGCGGACAAGCTCCGCTACACCGCCCCGACGGATGACGGCGGCATCGAGGTGCGGAACCAGCGCGGCCAGATCGAGAAGGCGGCGACCGCGAAGGCTCAGAAGGACCAGCAGGCCGAGGACGTCGTCCTGGTCGGCGAGGACGAGCCGGAGACCCCGCAGGGTCCGCCCGCCCGCGGCGCCTTCGGCCAGGCGACCGGTGCATCGTCAGCCGCTCCGCAGAACCGCGAGGAGCGTCGCAAGGCCGATCGGCGCAAGTAG
- the hpf gene encoding ribosome hibernation-promoting factor, HPF/YfiA family, producing the protein MDINITGRNAEITDRFRVYATEKADKIVQLAEKSISLDIKVSRHSEKSGGSAGDDRVEITLVGPGPVIRAESSAADKFAAFDLALGRMLERLRRAKDKKKIHRGNHRPVSLHEAATEGFAQIDLDPADAELIERVNGKSVAPVDQPVDEDDYCPVVIRTKVFPSQSMTVDQALEHMELVGHDFFLFIDAETDRPSVVYRRKGWDYGVIGLADGEQELAGAGAGSRSLRR; encoded by the coding sequence ATGGACATCAACATCACCGGCCGCAACGCGGAGATCACCGACCGATTCCGCGTGTACGCCACCGAGAAGGCCGACAAGATCGTCCAGCTCGCCGAGAAGTCCATCTCTCTCGACATCAAGGTCTCGCGGCACAGCGAGAAGTCCGGAGGATCCGCCGGCGACGACCGCGTGGAGATCACGCTCGTGGGCCCGGGCCCCGTCATCCGCGCCGAGAGCAGCGCCGCCGACAAGTTCGCCGCCTTCGACCTGGCCCTCGGGCGCATGCTCGAACGGCTGCGCCGTGCCAAGGACAAGAAGAAGATCCACCGTGGCAACCACCGCCCCGTCTCCCTCCACGAGGCGGCCACGGAGGGATTCGCGCAGATCGACCTCGACCCGGCGGACGCCGAGCTCATCGAGCGCGTCAACGGGAAGAGCGTCGCTCCCGTCGACCAGCCCGTCGACGAGGACGACTACTGCCCGGTGGTCATCCGCACCAAGGTCTTCCCGTCGCAGTCCATGACGGTCGACCAGGCCCTCGAGCACATGGAGCTCGTCGGCCACGACTTCTTCCTCTTCATCGACGCGGAGACCGACCGCCCGAGCGTCGTCTACCGCCGCAAGGGCTGGGACTACGGCGTCATCGGCCTGGCCGACGGCGAGCAGGAGCTCGCGGGCGCCGGCGCCGGATCGCGGTCGCTGCGCCGCTGA
- a CDS encoding ComF family protein: MIPVPGPLAPSPSPSSRIPSALRAALLDALAVVAPVACAGCGAPDRAVCPACRAAMPCPPLVRPLALPAVPSPRGRVPARVVPVGCGSAYAPPWPALLSGLKEDGRTDAARAMAATLIRAVRTAVAAAERESGPATAAPAWPLDVIPVPVPAPAASLRRRGYAPVEVLLARAGIVPLRAPGLPGLRRHPLRFTRRPTDQAGLGVAARASNLDGCLAARIDLAGRRILVVDDVLTTGATLRETCRAVRAAGGEVVACAVLTAVPARSRGGAPRAR; this comes from the coding sequence GTGATCCCCGTTCCCGGCCCGCTCGCCCCGTCCCCGTCCCCGTCCTCCCGCATCCCGTCCGCGCTCCGCGCAGCCCTGCTCGACGCCCTCGCGGTCGTCGCCCCGGTGGCCTGCGCCGGGTGCGGCGCCCCCGACCGCGCCGTGTGCCCGGCCTGCCGGGCCGCGATGCCCTGCCCGCCCCTCGTGCGGCCCCTCGCGCTGCCCGCCGTCCCGTCGCCCCGGGGTCGTGTCCCGGCCCGCGTCGTGCCGGTCGGCTGCGGGAGCGCGTACGCCCCGCCCTGGCCCGCGCTCCTGTCCGGCCTCAAGGAGGACGGCCGCACGGACGCCGCGCGGGCGATGGCGGCGACCCTGATCCGCGCCGTCCGCACGGCCGTCGCCGCCGCCGAGCGCGAGTCCGGTCCCGCGACCGCCGCCCCCGCGTGGCCCCTCGACGTGATCCCCGTCCCCGTCCCCGCGCCCGCCGCCTCCCTCCGCCGTCGCGGCTACGCGCCCGTCGAGGTCCTGCTCGCCCGCGCCGGCATCGTCCCGCTGCGGGCACCGGGCCTGCCCGGGCTGCGCCGCCACCCGCTCCGCTTCACCCGACGGCCGACCGACCAGGCCGGCCTCGGGGTCGCCGCGCGCGCGTCCAACCTCGACGGCTGCCTCGCCGCGCGCATCGACCTCGCGGGCCGCCGGATCCTCGTGGTCGACGACGTCCTCACCACCGGCGCCACGCTCCGCGAGACCTGCCGTGCCGTCCGCGCCGCGGGCGGCGAGGTCGTCGCGTGCGCCGTCCTCACGGCCGTGCCCGCCCGCTCCCGCGGCGGGGCGCCGCGCGCCCGATGA
- the lpqB gene encoding lipoprotein LpqB, with product MSPAPDPRPRRAPGRAARAAAVALVAACAVLLSGCVSIPSGGPVSEGDPATVTDESGVSYQPDGPQAGDGPDDVIAGFVDAATSSADQYGVARQFLSSDFASRWDPFASVVVWEGQASTSEEVDGTYSYSVTTIATVDGQGHYREVGSDQETRLSFQLVQERGEWRIAKAPDGIALRSTYFREIFSAHALYFFDPTFSFLVPDLRFFVTRASQSVSTRIVKSLLQGPSPWLSQPAVVTAFPEGTRLASSAVTTAGGTPQVDLSTEARAADGVTQQRMKLQLRQSLSNIPSVLDVQMLVDGTPLTVADLGGRGPVKDPQAESRPLVLAQGAFGYLGGGEVAPLGTLGTRVTALGADAATLSADGQQAAVRNASGVWSVGDGDRDAVLLDTRPGLVAPSLDAQGYVWSTPASDPRGLVAWGPDGVGHPVAVSWTATGRVVSLEVARDGARVLVQLETGAGPQLLVASIVRDDGVPTSLTTTPLELLASPGTPLDATWVDELDVATLTLAPDGERQVELHQVGGPSKDMGSAADGVSITGANDESGLRVLTSAGALLTPRGSTWQQTATGVSFVATKR from the coding sequence GTGTCCCCAGCACCTGATCCCCGCCCGCGCCGGGCGCCCGGACGCGCGGCCCGCGCGGCCGCCGTCGCACTCGTCGCCGCCTGCGCCGTCCTCCTCTCCGGCTGCGTCTCGATCCCGTCCGGCGGCCCCGTCTCCGAGGGCGACCCCGCCACCGTCACCGACGAGTCGGGGGTCAGCTACCAGCCGGACGGCCCGCAGGCGGGCGACGGCCCCGACGACGTCATCGCCGGCTTCGTCGACGCCGCCACGAGCTCCGCCGACCAGTACGGCGTCGCGCGCCAGTTCCTCTCCTCCGACTTCGCGTCCCGCTGGGACCCGTTCGCGAGCGTCGTCGTCTGGGAGGGCCAGGCGAGCACCTCGGAGGAGGTCGACGGGACCTACAGCTACTCCGTCACGACCATCGCGACGGTCGACGGCCAGGGCCACTACCGCGAGGTCGGCAGCGACCAGGAGACGCGCCTGTCCTTTCAGCTCGTGCAGGAGCGCGGCGAGTGGCGCATTGCGAAGGCGCCGGACGGCATCGCCCTGCGCTCCACCTACTTCCGCGAGATCTTCAGCGCGCACGCCCTGTACTTCTTCGACCCCACGTTCTCGTTCCTCGTGCCGGACCTCCGGTTCTTCGTCACGCGCGCGTCCCAGAGCGTCAGCACGCGCATCGTCAAGTCGCTCCTCCAGGGCCCGTCGCCGTGGCTGTCCCAGCCCGCGGTCGTCACGGCCTTCCCCGAGGGCACGCGGCTGGCGTCCTCGGCCGTCACGACCGCGGGCGGCACGCCGCAGGTGGACCTCTCGACGGAGGCGCGCGCCGCCGACGGCGTCACGCAGCAGCGGATGAAGCTCCAGCTGCGGCAGAGCCTCTCCAACATCCCGTCCGTGCTCGACGTGCAGATGCTCGTCGACGGGACGCCCCTCACCGTGGCGGACCTCGGCGGCCGCGGCCCCGTCAAGGACCCGCAGGCGGAGTCGCGCCCGCTCGTCCTCGCGCAGGGCGCGTTCGGCTACCTCGGCGGGGGAGAGGTGGCCCCGCTCGGCACGCTGGGCACGCGCGTGACGGCGCTCGGGGCCGACGCGGCGACCCTCAGCGCCGACGGCCAGCAGGCGGCGGTGCGCAACGCGTCCGGCGTCTGGTCGGTGGGGGACGGCGACCGCGACGCGGTCCTCCTGGACACGCGTCCGGGCCTCGTCGCGCCGTCCCTCGACGCGCAGGGCTACGTCTGGTCGACGCCCGCGTCGGATCCCCGGGGGCTCGTCGCGTGGGGCCCCGACGGCGTCGGCCACCCCGTCGCCGTGAGCTGGACCGCCACGGGCCGCGTCGTCTCCCTGGAGGTCGCGCGGGACGGCGCCCGCGTCCTCGTCCAGCTCGAGACGGGCGCCGGGCCGCAGCTGCTCGTCGCGTCGATCGTGCGCGACGACGGCGTCCCGACCTCCCTCACGACGACCCCGCTCGAGCTCCTGGCGTCGCCCGGCACCCCGCTCGACGCGACGTGGGTCGACGAGCTCGACGTCGCCACCCTCACCCTCGCGCCCGACGGCGAGCGCCAGGTGGAGCTGCACCAGGTGGGCGGTCCGTCGAAGGACATGGGGTCCGCGGCCGACGGCGTCTCCATCACCGGCGCGAACGACGAGAGCGGCCTGCGGGTCCTCACGAGCGCGGGCGCCCTGCTCACGCCGCGGGGCAGCACGTGGCAGCAGACCGCCACCGGCGTCTCCTTCGTGGCGACCAAGCGCTGA